In Saccharicrinis fermentans DSM 9555 = JCM 21142, a genomic segment contains:
- the cysS gene encoding cysteine--tRNA ligase: MKNQLYIYNTLSREKEIFKPLIPQRVGLYVCGPTVYGDPHLGHARPAITFDLLTRLLTHLEYKVRYVRNITDVGHLENDADEGEDKIAKKAKLDELEPMEVAQHYTNRYHDYMKMLNVKSPSIEPQASGHIIEQIQVIQSIIDKGYAYESNGSVYFDVKKYNEKYPYGILSGRKVEDLINNTRSLDGQSEKRDGLDFALWKKAAPEHIMRWPSEWSNGFPGWHLECSAMSKKYLGQQFDIHGGGMDLLFPHHECEIAQSTVANGVIPAKYWMHNNMITIEGQKMGKSLGNFITLEQFFTGKHDKLEKAYSPMTIRFFILQAHYRSTLDFGNEALLAAEKGLNRLMEAISNLDKIKASNSSNVDIASLKEKCYNAILDDLNSPILIAHLFDGVKIINNLLSGNHTISQSDLNELTSFMHLFVHEILGLEVTSSQNTDNNDQLNNVMQLLLTMRNDAKSNKDWAMADKIRDELNNLGFIIKDSSDGASWELK, encoded by the coding sequence ATGAAGAACCAGTTATATATTTACAATACACTCTCCAGAGAGAAAGAGATTTTTAAACCACTAATACCTCAGAGAGTAGGCTTATATGTATGTGGACCCACCGTTTACGGCGATCCCCACTTGGGACATGCACGTCCGGCCATTACTTTTGACCTACTAACCCGCTTACTGACTCACCTGGAATATAAGGTTAGATATGTGCGGAACATCACAGACGTTGGTCATTTAGAAAATGATGCTGACGAAGGAGAGGATAAAATTGCAAAAAAAGCCAAGCTTGATGAACTGGAACCAATGGAAGTGGCACAACACTATACCAACAGGTACCACGACTACATGAAGATGCTGAACGTAAAAAGTCCCAGCATTGAACCTCAGGCTTCCGGTCATATTATTGAGCAGATCCAGGTGATCCAATCGATCATAGACAAAGGTTATGCATACGAAAGCAATGGTTCTGTTTATTTTGATGTGAAAAAATACAATGAAAAGTACCCCTACGGTATATTATCTGGACGAAAAGTAGAAGACCTGATTAACAATACCAGATCTCTTGACGGACAAAGCGAAAAACGCGATGGTCTTGATTTTGCGTTATGGAAAAAAGCAGCTCCTGAACATATAATGAGATGGCCTTCGGAATGGAGCAATGGCTTTCCTGGATGGCATTTGGAATGTTCAGCCATGAGCAAAAAATACTTAGGTCAACAATTTGATATTCACGGAGGCGGCATGGATCTGCTGTTCCCCCACCATGAATGCGAGATAGCACAAAGCACCGTTGCCAATGGCGTCATCCCCGCCAAGTATTGGATGCACAACAATATGATTACCATTGAAGGACAAAAAATGGGTAAGTCACTGGGTAACTTTATTACGCTGGAACAATTTTTCACCGGTAAACATGACAAACTGGAGAAGGCCTACAGCCCCATGACCATACGCTTTTTTATTTTACAAGCACACTACCGCAGCACACTTGACTTTGGCAATGAGGCCTTGTTGGCTGCCGAAAAAGGACTTAACCGCCTAATGGAAGCCATATCCAATCTGGACAAGATAAAAGCTTCCAATAGCTCCAATGTGGATATTGCTTCTCTTAAAGAAAAATGCTACAATGCCATTCTCGATGACTTAAACAGCCCCATCCTAATAGCTCACTTATTCGACGGTGTTAAAATCATCAATAACCTGCTATCGGGTAACCATACCATATCTCAGTCCGACTTGAACGAGCTGACTTCCTTTATGCATCTGTTCGTCCATGAAATACTAGGTCTGGAAGTAACATCCTCACAAAACACAGACAATAACGATCAACTCAACAACGTTATGCAACTACTATTAACCATGCGTAACGATGCCAAGTCTAATAAAGATTGGGCCATGGCCGATAAGATCCGGGACGAATTAAACAATCTAGGTTTTATCATTAAAGACAGTAGCGACGGTGCCAGCTGGGAACTAAAATAA
- a CDS encoding sensor histidine kinase — protein MAKQSYQEFISQHLKLDHDLESCIYELFNPNNVMLGDDFFVASALSMCTYLNADYAFIARINPREETLEMLANCHKGEIVQGSVLQCDDEPCKQVIADNIVTYKESVRAAFPDSKLLKECEAEAFCGVPLYNASRKPIGVLLTLYSHKISDAKKIETLMFMYSSKVGSELEHRDRQLELRMHNMELLVFKEELISKNRELDQINNELKKVTLKAEEGNKLKSSFLANLSHEIRTPMNAIIGFTELLKSNNLSVEEKDEYLNIIYQNGNQLMRVMDALIDISKLQAKVYVEQKQRVRVNKMVSELHRNYSQEIKAMRKDIRILMLPGAADGMDILHTHKEALCKVFDHLIDNAIKFTHHGTVYIGYTVGDGCYEFFVKDTGVGIVKGQEENIFDLFRQGDVEKSREFGGNGIGLSIVKKYVEIMDGSVWAECNQKEGALIKFIIPMK, from the coding sequence ATGGCAAAGCAAAGTTATCAGGAATTTATAAGTCAACATTTAAAGTTAGATCATGATTTGGAATCGTGTATTTATGAGCTCTTTAACCCCAATAATGTCATGTTGGGGGATGATTTTTTTGTGGCGAGTGCATTGTCCATGTGCACTTATTTAAATGCTGACTACGCTTTTATTGCACGTATTAATCCAAGAGAGGAAACGTTGGAAATGCTGGCCAATTGCCATAAGGGTGAGATAGTTCAGGGTTCTGTGCTCCAGTGTGATGATGAGCCATGCAAGCAGGTGATTGCAGATAATATTGTTACTTATAAAGAAAGTGTTCGAGCGGCTTTCCCCGATAGTAAATTGTTGAAAGAATGCGAGGCTGAGGCTTTTTGTGGTGTGCCATTGTACAACGCTTCCCGTAAGCCGATTGGTGTTTTATTGACGTTGTATTCTCATAAGATTTCAGATGCAAAGAAAATAGAGACATTGATGTTTATGTATTCCTCTAAGGTTGGATCGGAGCTTGAGCACCGCGATAGGCAGCTGGAACTGCGTATGCATAATATGGAATTGTTGGTGTTCAAAGAAGAGCTTATTAGTAAGAATAGGGAGTTGGATCAGATAAATAATGAGCTTAAAAAGGTCACACTAAAGGCCGAGGAGGGCAATAAATTGAAATCCTCTTTTTTAGCGAACTTGAGTCATGAGATACGAACCCCCATGAACGCCATTATTGGGTTTACCGAACTTTTGAAATCAAATAATCTCAGTGTTGAAGAGAAAGATGAATATCTGAATATTATTTACCAAAATGGTAATCAATTGATGCGTGTGATGGATGCTTTAATTGATATCTCCAAACTGCAGGCCAAAGTTTATGTGGAGCAGAAACAAAGAGTGCGTGTGAATAAAATGGTTTCGGAGCTTCATCGGAATTATAGTCAGGAAATTAAGGCGATGAGGAAAGATATACGTATACTGATGCTGCCGGGAGCCGCGGATGGTATGGATATCTTGCATACACATAAGGAAGCTTTATGCAAAGTATTCGATCACTTAATAGATAATGCCATCAAGTTCACCCATCACGGAACTGTATATATTGGTTATACAGTGGGGGATGGTTGCTATGAGTTTTTTGTGAAGGATACCGGTGTGGGTATCGTGAAAGGACAGGAGGAGAATATTTTTGATTTATTCAGGCAAGGTGATGTGGAAAAATCACGAGAGTTCGGTGGTAACGGCATTGGTCTGTCCATTGTAAAAAAGTATGTTGAGATTATGGATGGCAGCGTTTGGGCCGAGTGCAACCAAAAAGAGGGTGCGCTCATTAAGTTTATTATTCCAATGAAATAA
- a CDS encoding alanine dehydrogenase: MASIGDKSNFPLYSTGLMPQEEMLEVKKTGKKLTIGMPKEKSKFENRLALTPQGIELLVENGHTVLFESGAGQAANLSDQDFAECGACIVKNNSEIFKAEIVLKISPFTDEELDLLSPGQTIISLVQLHQQSRELIKKMLSKKVNAIAFELIKDNNGYYPVTRSMSEIEGAASIMIASEYLSKAHNGKGVLLGGITGVSPAEVVILGAGTAGESAARAALGLGATVKVFDNSFKNLRELQLHIGQRIFTSVLYPKALTKALKSADAVIGNLRYLQSGLSYMVTEDQVSKMKQGSVLIDLSMGQGGCFESSICTDFAHPVFIKHGVIHYCVPNVASHVARTATIALSNIFAPMILQMAEAGNINNIIKENAGFSHGIYVYKGILTNHYIGETFSLPSKDIGLLMAAF; this comes from the coding sequence ATGGCAAGTATAGGTGACAAGTCAAATTTTCCGCTGTATAGCACAGGTTTGATGCCACAGGAAGAAATGTTAGAAGTAAAAAAGACGGGTAAAAAACTCACCATAGGGATGCCTAAGGAGAAATCTAAATTTGAAAATCGTCTTGCGCTGACCCCCCAAGGAATTGAGTTGTTGGTAGAAAATGGTCATACCGTATTATTTGAGTCCGGAGCTGGTCAGGCAGCGAACTTATCCGATCAGGACTTTGCGGAATGTGGAGCATGCATTGTCAAAAACAATAGCGAAATATTCAAAGCAGAAATAGTACTTAAAATATCTCCCTTTACTGATGAGGAGCTAGACTTGTTATCTCCTGGGCAAACGATTATTTCTCTGGTTCAGCTCCATCAACAATCACGCGAGCTCATCAAAAAAATGTTGAGTAAAAAAGTAAACGCCATTGCTTTTGAACTCATCAAAGACAACAACGGGTACTATCCGGTAACCCGCAGCATGAGCGAGATAGAAGGTGCAGCATCCATTATGATTGCCAGCGAATACCTAAGCAAAGCCCATAACGGGAAAGGCGTATTATTGGGAGGCATTACAGGGGTATCTCCTGCCGAAGTAGTTATTTTAGGCGCTGGTACCGCGGGCGAGAGTGCCGCACGGGCTGCCTTGGGTCTCGGTGCTACTGTGAAAGTTTTCGACAATTCCTTTAAGAACTTAAGGGAATTACAACTTCATATAGGGCAACGTATTTTTACCTCGGTATTATACCCCAAAGCACTTACCAAAGCCTTAAAGTCGGCCGACGCCGTCATTGGAAACCTTCGTTATCTGCAGTCGGGCCTAAGTTATATGGTAACCGAAGACCAGGTATCAAAGATGAAACAAGGTTCTGTACTAATTGACCTTAGCATGGGACAAGGAGGATGTTTTGAATCATCCATCTGCACTGACTTCGCTCACCCTGTATTTATCAAGCATGGAGTCATCCACTATTGCGTACCCAACGTGGCCTCTCATGTGGCTCGAACAGCAACCATCGCACTAAGTAATATCTTTGCTCCTATGATATTACAAATGGCCGAAGCCGGAAATATCAATAATATCATCAAAGAAAATGCGGGCTTTAGTCATGGTATTTACGTGTACAAAGGCATTCTAACCAATCATTATATTGGCGAAACATTTTCACTACCATCTAAGGATATTGGCCTATTAATGGCTGCTTTTTAA
- a CDS encoding MarC family protein has protein sequence MNIQILQIISAFIVLFAVIDILGSIPLIIDLKKKGNKINAFQAASTSLIILLVFFFLGEPLLGLFGVDISSFAIAGSFVLLVMAFEMIFGIHIFKHDSPAGASIVPIAFPLIAGAGSFTTILSLRAEFESINIIIALLLNIVIVFFVLRSTGSVEKIIGEGGVYVLQKFFGIILLAMSIRLFLSNFADLLTQFLPALKG, from the coding sequence ATGAACATTCAGATTTTACAAATTATTTCAGCATTTATCGTACTCTTTGCAGTCATCGATATCCTAGGCTCCATTCCACTGATTATTGATTTAAAAAAGAAGGGAAACAAAATCAACGCATTTCAAGCTGCGTCAACCTCATTAATCATCCTATTGGTATTCTTTTTTCTTGGAGAACCCTTATTAGGTCTTTTTGGCGTTGACATATCTTCCTTTGCCATAGCGGGCTCATTTGTACTACTCGTGATGGCCTTTGAAATGATATTTGGCATTCATATCTTCAAACACGATTCTCCAGCTGGCGCAAGCATTGTACCCATTGCATTCCCCTTGATTGCCGGAGCCGGTTCGTTTACCACCATCCTGTCACTTAGGGCCGAATTTGAATCGATAAATATAATTATCGCTTTGCTATTAAATATTGTCATTGTATTTTTCGTTCTAAGATCAACAGGTAGCGTTGAAAAGATAATAGGAGAAGGAGGCGTTTATGTTCTTCAAAAGTTCTTTGGGATCATTCTTTTGGCCATGTCCATTCGTTTGTTCCTTTCAAACTTTGCTGATCTGTTAACCCAATTTCTTCCAGCTTTAAAAGGATAG
- a CDS encoding S46 family peptidase: MKKLTVLFIAFVMAFAGTAKADEGMWLLPLISKLNMNKMNDMGLKLTAEDIYSVNNSSLKDAIVIFGRGCTAEIISDQGLILTNHHCGYGNIQALSSVDHNYLKDGFWAKSLDQELPAEGLSITFLKRMEDVTAKVLEGIDDNTKTSKRNELIINNIEAIKKEAQKDNDYSIEVKSYFEGNQYFLLQYEKYNDIRFVGAPPSSIGKFGFDTDNWMWPRHTGDFSMFRVYADKDGKPAAYSKDNVPLKPKHHLPISLKGVQLNDFAMTLGYPGSTNRYLTSWGIEERMNIVNDARIVPRGLKQDLWQEDMLADEKINIQYASKFSRSSNYWKNSIGMNRGLKKLNVVAQKREIEKDFAQWVAASPERTKLYGKVLGNLKQAYAERAGDLKAQSYLIECMLRGTEIISLGSKTLKLEKDLEGDDQEKALSTAKKIASELDAFFKDYSAPTDHKVFAAMLKLYYDEINEKYHPDFFKDVVVKKYKGDFKKYADVVFAKSVFVNQENLEAFLAAPNLKKLRKDPVFIAAKSTIETYRKLYGKVIAANSLEEENNRLFLKGLMEMKSDKVFYPDANFTMRLSYGKVGNYEPKDAVIYKHYTTLTGVMEKYQPGNFEFEVPAKLMDLYESKDYGQYADADGTMHVCFTTDNDITGGNSGSPVINANGELFGLAFDGNWEAMSGDIAFETELQKCINVDIRYVLFIIDKYAGATNLIDEMTLVK; encoded by the coding sequence ATGAAAAAACTAACGGTTTTATTCATCGCCTTTGTGATGGCTTTCGCCGGAACCGCCAAGGCAGATGAAGGAATGTGGCTTCTTCCATTAATCTCGAAGCTAAATATGAACAAGATGAACGACATGGGTCTGAAGCTTACAGCAGAAGACATCTATAGTGTCAACAACTCAAGCTTAAAAGATGCTATTGTGATTTTTGGCAGAGGTTGTACTGCTGAGATCATTTCAGACCAGGGACTTATTTTGACAAACCACCATTGTGGGTATGGTAATATTCAAGCATTAAGTTCTGTGGATCACAACTACCTTAAAGATGGTTTTTGGGCCAAGTCGCTTGACCAGGAATTACCTGCCGAAGGATTGTCTATCACCTTTCTTAAAAGAATGGAAGATGTTACCGCAAAAGTTTTAGAAGGAATAGATGACAACACCAAAACATCTAAGCGTAACGAGCTAATAATAAATAATATAGAGGCTATAAAAAAGGAAGCACAAAAAGACAACGATTATTCTATTGAAGTAAAGAGTTACTTTGAAGGCAACCAATATTTCCTATTACAGTATGAAAAGTATAACGACATTCGTTTCGTTGGTGCTCCTCCATCCTCTATCGGAAAATTCGGTTTCGATACAGACAACTGGATGTGGCCTCGTCACACAGGTGACTTTAGTATGTTTAGGGTATATGCAGACAAGGACGGAAAACCTGCTGCCTACTCAAAGGATAATGTACCTTTAAAACCTAAGCACCACCTACCTATTTCATTAAAAGGGGTTCAGCTTAACGACTTCGCCATGACGCTTGGATATCCGGGAAGTACCAACAGATACCTTACATCCTGGGGCATTGAAGAACGAATGAATATTGTGAACGACGCACGCATTGTTCCTCGCGGACTGAAACAAGACCTTTGGCAAGAAGATATGCTGGCGGATGAAAAAATAAATATTCAATACGCTTCTAAATTCAGTCGCAGTTCTAACTACTGGAAAAACAGTATTGGTATGAACCGCGGACTCAAAAAACTGAATGTAGTTGCTCAAAAAAGGGAAATTGAAAAAGATTTTGCACAATGGGTAGCTGCTTCACCAGAAAGGACTAAACTATATGGTAAAGTATTAGGCAACCTTAAACAAGCCTACGCCGAAAGAGCAGGCGACTTAAAAGCCCAAAGTTATTTGATAGAATGCATGCTCAGAGGAACTGAAATCATTTCCTTGGGAAGCAAAACACTTAAACTGGAAAAAGACTTAGAAGGTGATGACCAAGAGAAAGCGCTTTCAACAGCAAAAAAAATAGCCTCTGAACTAGATGCGTTCTTTAAGGATTACAGTGCACCTACAGACCATAAGGTGTTCGCCGCTATGCTCAAGTTGTACTACGACGAGATCAATGAAAAATATCACCCTGACTTTTTTAAAGATGTAGTTGTAAAAAAATACAAAGGAGACTTTAAGAAATATGCAGATGTTGTCTTTGCCAAATCGGTGTTTGTGAACCAAGAAAATCTGGAGGCCTTTTTAGCAGCACCCAACCTGAAAAAGCTACGTAAAGACCCTGTGTTTATCGCAGCCAAATCTACGATTGAAACCTACCGTAAGTTATACGGGAAAGTGATCGCGGCCAATTCGCTGGAAGAAGAAAACAACAGACTGTTTTTAAAAGGTTTGATGGAAATGAAATCAGACAAAGTATTCTATCCAGACGCTAACTTTACCATGAGATTAAGCTATGGCAAGGTAGGTAACTACGAACCCAAAGATGCTGTTATCTATAAGCATTACACCACACTTACCGGTGTGATGGAAAAATATCAGCCAGGAAACTTTGAATTTGAAGTGCCGGCTAAACTAATGGATCTATATGAAAGTAAAGATTATGGCCAATACGCTGATGCGGACGGAACCATGCATGTTTGCTTTACAACAGATAACGACATCACAGGTGGTAACTCGGGTAGTCCGGTCATCAACGCCAACGGTGAGCTTTTCGGTTTGGCTTTTGATGGCAACTGGGAAGCCATGAGTGGAGATATTGCTTTTGAAACGGAATTACAGAAGTGTATTAACGTCGACATCAGGTATGTACTTTTCATCATTGATAAGTACGCGGGAGCAACCAATCTAATAGATGAAATGACGCTGGTGAAATAA
- a CDS encoding tetratricopeptide repeat-containing sensor histidine kinase, with translation MQNLYYKQALDLYEQLGDRGSVADIALNLGVSMVLQNELDEGYTYYQKALQTYEALNDSDRIASVYTNLGHYMVKVKEFDKAFDYFNMGITIFKSLDKKSGLIQAYTGMGDLYAAMDERRKAVEMYQKCEHVNKEVGLLDTQGENLFSLYEAYKALGDMESALRVFEQHQVIKDSIFNLDQFDKILELENKYMLQKSKNQITELKAKNRLYIIFSLSVAFFVVCGGVFLFFYSRNRGMREKQRLLRLEQKVLRTQMNPHFIFNSLSAIQCYILENKVMDAVDFLADFASLMRMVLLYSQEEYITLAQEREILDFYIDLQNKRFGDKVKYEIIVDEELDRSNIMIPPMLAQPFIENSFEHGELCKRDDGKILVSFKKKGKSLSYVIEDNGVGIYSKRKEDATVTSKKHKSLALKITKERLKLINNNHMGNRVALLVEDRVKYGKSGTRVEFTIPLRELN, from the coding sequence ATGCAAAACTTATATTATAAACAGGCATTGGATTTATATGAGCAGTTAGGTGATCGGGGTTCGGTAGCCGATATTGCATTGAATCTTGGAGTTTCAATGGTTTTACAGAATGAATTGGATGAGGGGTATACGTATTATCAAAAGGCGCTGCAGACCTATGAAGCGTTGAACGATAGCGATAGGATCGCCTCGGTATATACCAATTTGGGGCATTATATGGTAAAGGTGAAAGAATTTGACAAGGCTTTTGATTATTTTAATATGGGGATAACGATCTTTAAGTCCTTGGATAAGAAAAGTGGATTGATCCAGGCTTACACCGGAATGGGAGACTTATATGCAGCGATGGATGAGAGAAGAAAAGCTGTTGAAATGTATCAAAAATGTGAGCATGTAAATAAAGAAGTGGGCCTGCTGGATACACAGGGAGAGAATTTATTTAGTTTGTATGAAGCCTATAAAGCACTGGGAGATATGGAGTCTGCTTTGCGTGTTTTTGAACAGCATCAGGTAATCAAGGATAGTATATTTAATTTGGATCAGTTTGATAAAATATTGGAACTGGAGAATAAGTATATGTTGCAAAAGAGCAAAAATCAAATTACAGAATTAAAGGCCAAGAACAGATTGTATATCATCTTTTCGTTGAGTGTTGCTTTCTTTGTGGTTTGTGGAGGTGTTTTTCTGTTTTTTTATAGTAGAAACAGAGGTATGAGAGAAAAGCAGCGACTTCTTCGCTTGGAACAGAAAGTTTTGCGTACGCAAATGAATCCTCATTTTATATTCAATTCATTGTCGGCTATACAGTGCTATATTCTTGAAAATAAGGTAATGGATGCTGTTGATTTTTTGGCTGACTTTGCCAGTCTAATGCGTATGGTCTTGCTTTATTCGCAAGAGGAGTATATCACCTTGGCACAGGAAAGAGAAATTTTGGATTTTTATATTGATTTGCAAAATAAGCGTTTTGGAGATAAGGTTAAATATGAAATTATTGTAGATGAGGAATTAGATAGGTCTAATATTATGATTCCCCCTATGTTGGCCCAGCCTTTTATTGAAAATTCTTTTGAGCATGGTGAGCTTTGTAAAAGGGATGATGGAAAAATTTTGGTTAGCTTCAAGAAAAAGGGGAAAAGTTTGTCTTATGTAATAGAGGATAATGGTGTGGGAATCTACTCTAAACGCAAAGAAGATGCAACTGTGACTTCAAAAAAACATAAGTCTTTGGCGCTGAAAATAACCAAAGAAAGGCTTAAGCTGATTAATAATAATCATATGGGTAACAGAGTGGCTCTATTGGTGGAAGATAGGGTAAAGTATGGTAAAAGTGGGACTCGTGTTGAATTTACGATTCCACTTAGGGAGTTAAATTAG
- a CDS encoding M28 family peptidase, which translates to MVKHILLISIVIFASCDFSPAKNNGSKKKKTVITTPTFDADSAYLYIQHQVDFGPRVPNTEAHDLCAEYLEQKLKSFGADVIIQQAELTAFDNTLLKAKNIIGQYKPELKDRVLLFAHWDSRPFADHNPDEKRRNEPILGANDGGSGVGVLLEIARQLNNNTLPFGVDIIFFDAEDYGNPDHIEIQNPQQDTWCLGSQHWGKNPHVKNYYARYGILLDMVGASNAKFYQEINSKYFAPRILKKMWNTAHKIGYGSYFIFEDGGAITDDHVYVNKHLNIPCIDVIQYDPSTNSSFGSYWHTHNDNMDIIDKNTLKAVGQTVLEFIYSEQ; encoded by the coding sequence ATGGTCAAACATATACTACTTATTTCCATTGTTATTTTTGCCAGTTGCGATTTTTCACCTGCCAAGAACAACGGTAGCAAAAAGAAGAAAACAGTGATTACAACGCCAACATTTGATGCTGACTCTGCCTATTTATACATTCAGCATCAAGTTGACTTTGGACCACGTGTTCCAAACACAGAAGCCCATGATTTATGTGCCGAATATCTGGAACAAAAGCTAAAGAGCTTCGGAGCTGACGTGATCATACAACAAGCAGAGTTAACTGCATTTGATAACACTTTACTAAAGGCTAAGAACATTATCGGACAATATAAACCGGAGCTCAAAGACCGTGTATTACTCTTTGCGCATTGGGACTCCAGACCCTTTGCTGATCATAACCCCGACGAGAAGCGACGAAATGAACCAATACTAGGAGCCAACGACGGCGGCAGTGGCGTGGGCGTATTACTGGAGATTGCACGACAGCTAAACAATAACACTTTACCTTTTGGTGTAGACATCATCTTTTTTGACGCAGAGGACTATGGCAATCCGGATCACATAGAGATTCAAAACCCTCAGCAAGACACTTGGTGTCTAGGATCACAACACTGGGGAAAAAACCCCCATGTGAAAAATTATTATGCCCGTTATGGTATTCTTTTAGATATGGTAGGTGCATCCAATGCTAAATTTTACCAGGAAATAAACTCTAAATATTTTGCGCCCCGCATTTTGAAAAAAATGTGGAACACAGCACATAAAATAGGATATGGAAGCTATTTTATTTTTGAAGATGGAGGCGCCATCACCGATGACCATGTGTATGTGAACAAACACCTGAACATTCCCTGTATCGATGTAATCCAGTATGACCCATCAACAAATTCAAGCTTTGGCAGTTATTGGCATACACATAACGACAACATGGATATTATCGATAAGAACACACTAAAGGCAGTGGGACAAACTGTTCTTGAATTTATTTACAGCGAACAATAA
- a CDS encoding ribonuclease H1 domain-containing protein: protein MAKKNKFYVVWNGHSPGIYTNWTECQKNISGVSNVRYKGFPTLVEAEQAYAETPDKYWGNKAQKESSFESIDQNPDIINNSLSVDAACSGNPGVMEYQGVYTVSGTQVFIQKFPLGTNNIGEFLAIVHGLAYQQKHQLNIPIYTDSKIALSWIKAKKCRSKLPLTQQTQDLFKVIKRAEDWLKNNKYSQPILKWDTQKWGEIPADFGRK from the coding sequence ATGGCAAAAAAAAACAAATTTTACGTTGTATGGAATGGACACAGCCCAGGCATTTATACCAACTGGACTGAATGTCAAAAAAACATCAGCGGAGTTAGCAACGTGCGTTACAAAGGCTTCCCTACTTTAGTGGAAGCCGAACAAGCATATGCAGAGACTCCTGATAAATACTGGGGTAATAAAGCACAAAAAGAAAGCTCCTTTGAGTCTATTGACCAAAACCCAGATATCATTAATAACAGCCTTTCTGTGGATGCAGCCTGTAGTGGAAATCCCGGCGTTATGGAATATCAAGGAGTGTATACCGTATCTGGGACGCAAGTGTTTATACAAAAATTCCCACTTGGAACCAACAATATTGGTGAGTTTCTGGCCATTGTTCATGGCTTGGCTTACCAGCAAAAGCACCAGTTAAACATTCCCATCTATACCGATTCAAAAATTGCCTTGAGCTGGATTAAAGCCAAGAAGTGTCGATCTAAACTTCCATTAACACAGCAGACGCAGGATTTATTTAAGGTAATAAAAAGAGCCGAAGATTGGTTGAAAAATAATAAATACTCCCAGCCTATTCTAAAATGGGACACCCAAAAGTGGGGAGAGATACCTGCAGATTTTGGAAGAAAATAG
- a CDS encoding ribonuclease HII codes for MSVKQKSKLKPYLHKDKVEAGCDEAGRGCLAGPVVAAAVILPQNFDHPLLNDSKQLSEKQREKLRPIIEKEALAWAVSIVDNKEVDEINVLNASITAMQRSVEQLHITPAHLLIDGNKFKPYKNIPHTCIVKGDGKYLSIAAASILAKTHRDELMEQLHEQYPGYQWRKNKGYPTKAHRAGIEKLGISPYHRLTFKLLDTQLKLKL; via the coding sequence ATGAGTGTTAAACAAAAAAGTAAGCTAAAACCCTATCTGCACAAAGACAAAGTAGAAGCTGGGTGCGACGAGGCAGGCAGAGGTTGTCTGGCAGGCCCTGTGGTGGCTGCCGCCGTCATACTACCCCAGAACTTTGACCACCCACTACTTAATGACTCCAAACAACTTAGTGAAAAACAAAGGGAGAAATTACGACCTATCATCGAAAAAGAAGCACTGGCTTGGGCCGTATCAATTGTAGACAACAAGGAAGTTGACGAAATAAATGTGCTCAACGCCTCCATCACTGCCATGCAGAGATCCGTTGAACAACTACACATTACCCCGGCGCACCTTCTTATAGATGGCAATAAGTTTAAACCCTATAAAAACATACCACATACATGTATCGTAAAAGGTGATGGGAAATATTTATCCATTGCGGCAGCTAGTATCTTGGCCAAAACACATAGAGATGAATTGATGGAGCAATTACATGAGCAATACCCCGGATACCAGTGGAGAAAGAACAAGGGATATCCCACCAAAGCACACAGAGCAGGCATTGAGAAACTTGGTATAAGCCCCTATCACCGACTCACATTTAAGTTACTGGATACCCAATTAAAGCTTAAGCTTTAA